In Streptococcus sp. SN-1, a single genomic region encodes these proteins:
- a CDS encoding AI-2E family transporter — protein MNLVKKYTPLILFIGLVALVILNASSFISGAISLFDVISTLIYGAVIAFVLNVPMKKIEQYLVKLKVKAELRRPIAMVLVFLALILIVIALLVLVLPTLAQTISQLGTVLSTVLTQLGKFLGSSEFVTKDMLSTIVSGIQGQSSSISQALIGFLSGLTSNIGNIFSSLMNAFLIIVFTFLFLSSKEHLAAMTSRLLKVFLPEKVVIKLTYIGQVALETYDQFLMSQLIEAVIIGVMIAVGYSVFGIPYGVMTGIFAGVLSFIPYVGPMIACVVGAIFIFTVSPTQALLSLLLYQVIQLIEGNLIYPRVVGQSIGLPAIFTLAAASIGGNLFGLLGMIFFTPIFAVIYRLVKEFVVAKENQLD, from the coding sequence ATGAACTTAGTAAAAAAATACACCCCGTTAATACTTTTTATAGGGCTGGTTGCTCTTGTAATTCTGAATGCATCGAGCTTTATATCAGGAGCAATCTCTCTCTTTGATGTAATATCAACCTTGATTTATGGTGCTGTTATTGCTTTTGTGCTTAATGTTCCTATGAAAAAAATTGAACAGTACTTAGTTAAATTGAAGGTAAAGGCAGAGTTGCGTCGTCCGATTGCCATGGTACTTGTTTTCCTAGCTCTTATCTTAATCGTGATTGCTCTTTTGGTTTTGGTGCTGCCAACCCTAGCTCAGACTATTAGTCAGCTGGGAACAGTCCTTTCAACAGTCCTTACTCAACTTGGGAAATTTCTAGGCAGCTCGGAATTTGTAACCAAAGACATGTTGTCAACTATCGTATCAGGCATACAGGGACAATCTAGTTCTATTAGCCAAGCTTTGATAGGTTTTTTATCAGGTCTGACTAGTAATATCGGCAATATTTTTTCAAGTTTGATGAATGCCTTTTTGATTATAGTCTTCACCTTTTTATTTTTATCCAGTAAGGAACATTTGGCAGCGATGACGAGTCGACTTCTAAAAGTTTTTCTTCCAGAGAAGGTGGTGATAAAGTTGACTTACATTGGACAAGTAGCACTAGAGACTTATGACCAATTTTTGATGAGTCAGCTGATTGAAGCAGTTATCATAGGAGTTATGATAGCGGTTGGTTACAGCGTGTTTGGGATACCCTATGGAGTAATGACAGGTATCTTTGCAGGAGTGCTATCGTTCATTCCTTATGTAGGGCCTATGATTGCTTGTGTTGTGGGAGCGATTTTTATCTTCACAGTGAGTCCTACTCAAGCCTTACTTTCTCTTCTTCTATATCAAGTTATACAGCTGATTGAAGGAAACCTTATTTATCCTAGAGTTGTAGGTCAGTCTATTGGTTTGCCAGCTATTTTCACGCTTGCGGCTGCTAGTATTGGAGGCAATCTCTTTGGCTTACTTGGGATGATATTCTTTACACCGATATTTGCTGTTATCTATCGATTGGTTAAGGAATTTGTCGTTGCAAAGGAAAATCAGCTAGATTAA
- a CDS encoding DUF308 domain-containing protein: MAKILSLGLTGKKLLAQGFLFVLLGLILMVTGTWLPVKVIRLVLFLAWIATVLDLVLRIFKKSQSTDTLGVALVKLLVLGYLLGSNLATDVPIYILALVIGVYQIFHASINLVTYVLYRKNKIRPRFRLLLDGLVLVFLGGTSLLSSTGNSVFQLFVLGAYFFLYGVSNIRDGFLFEEEIGKNHLKRRVRMSLPIVLAALIPARTLAKINKFMQENADEREDIHLGIVKSGKTAELEIFVHTAETSLFSAIGHVDICYQGRVISYGNYDPSSETLFGMVGDGVLYFCDRDKYIDLCKRESQKTLFGYGIDLTPEMEKAVQKKLAELKQLTIPWEPSADKIMTGDGKEDYTYAYKIRHETDGELYKFIKSKFKSYFVLSTNCVLLADTIVGQAGTDILSPKGFIAPGTYQAYLNREFEKPNSIVVSKHVY, from the coding sequence ATGGCGAAAATTCTATCTTTAGGTCTGACAGGTAAGAAATTACTTGCTCAGGGGTTCTTGTTTGTTCTGCTAGGTCTCATCTTGATGGTCACGGGGACTTGGTTGCCAGTAAAGGTTATTCGACTGGTTCTGTTTTTAGCTTGGATAGCAACGGTCTTAGATTTAGTATTACGTATTTTCAAAAAAAGTCAGTCAACGGACACCTTGGGAGTTGCACTGGTTAAATTGTTAGTGCTGGGATATTTGCTTGGCTCCAATCTTGCGACGGATGTGCCGATTTATATTTTGGCTCTTGTGATTGGAGTTTATCAGATTTTTCATGCTAGTATTAACCTTGTCACCTATGTTCTCTACCGCAAAAACAAAATTCGACCTCGTTTTCGTCTCTTACTAGATGGACTCGTACTAGTTTTTCTTGGTGGGACTAGTCTTTTGTCCTCTACAGGAAATTCTGTCTTTCAACTCTTTGTATTAGGGGCTTATTTTTTCCTTTATGGTGTGTCCAATATCCGTGATGGTTTCTTGTTTGAGGAGGAAATTGGGAAAAACCATCTCAAACGTCGTGTAAGAATGAGCTTACCTATTGTCCTAGCCGCTCTCATCCCTGCAAGAACTTTAGCAAAAATTAACAAATTCATGCAGGAAAATGCTGATGAGAGAGAGGATATCCATCTTGGAATAGTGAAGTCTGGTAAGACAGCAGAGCTAGAAATTTTTGTTCATACAGCTGAGACCTCTCTGTTTTCGGCAATTGGTCATGTGGATATCTGCTATCAAGGCCGTGTTATTTCTTATGGCAACTATGATCCGTCTTCTGAGACCTTATTTGGCATGGTAGGAGATGGTGTCTTATATTTCTGTGATCGTGACAAGTACATTGACCTATGTAAACGTGAGAGTCAAAAAACGCTTTTTGGTTATGGGATAGATTTGACGCCTGAAATGGAAAAAGCAGTTCAGAAAAAGTTGGCTGAATTGAAACAACTGACGATTCCATGGGAGCCAAGTGCAGATAAAATCATGACAGGTGATGGTAAGGAAGACTACACCTACGCTTATAAAATCAGACATGAGACAGATGGGGAACTTTATAAATTTATCAAATCTAAGTTTAAATCCTACTTTGTCTTATCTACAAACTGTGTGCTCTTGGCTGATACCATAGTCGGTCAGGCTGGCACCGATATCCTCTCACCCAAAGGATTTATCGCTCCAGGAACTTACCAAGCCTACCTTAATCGAGAGTTTGAAAAACCAAATAGTATAGTCGTATCTAAACATGTTTATTAA
- a CDS encoding low temperature requirement protein A, which produces MTTLVKHKRVNYSELFYDLVFVFAISKVTALIHHLHNGILTWNSLLDFFMSVLLLINAWMIQTVYTNRYGKNSLFNMLIMFINMGLLLFISNLIKDDWQQYFHYVCWAIGTLTLTLFFQYLVEFFKKSTDNVHRESIKGFLWITGLRSLEIYLAALLPIYIGVYILYASILLTFITPITSISKDDHFQIVLPHLIERISLLVIITFGEMIMGLVNFFTIENFSIYSVLYFIIMLSLFLFYFVQFDHAIDEESNQKGLFLIYSHYPIFIGLLMMTVSMSFLLNPETNLLFATSFFYIGIGLFQAAVLANGPYNKHYLRYSKSYYCVQATLYLAALILSLIFASNPIIVVSITTILALAIAIHSIYFYMTQTKKHSTPYWELF; this is translated from the coding sequence ATGACAACTCTTGTTAAACATAAACGTGTAAATTATTCAGAACTTTTTTATGATCTAGTTTTTGTTTTTGCGATTTCAAAAGTAACTGCTTTAATTCACCATCTTCATAACGGTATTTTGACTTGGAATTCTTTGCTTGATTTTTTCATGTCTGTCTTGCTTCTCATCAATGCCTGGATGATTCAAACCGTTTATACAAATCGCTATGGAAAGAACTCTTTATTTAACATGCTAATCATGTTTATCAATATGGGACTTTTACTCTTTATATCCAATTTGATTAAAGATGATTGGCAACAATATTTTCATTATGTCTGTTGGGCTATTGGTACATTAACCCTTACCTTATTTTTTCAATATTTGGTTGAGTTTTTTAAAAAATCAACCGATAATGTTCATAGGGAAAGTATCAAAGGTTTTCTATGGATAACAGGTCTACGAAGTTTAGAAATCTATCTAGCAGCTCTTCTTCCTATTTACATTGGAGTCTATATCCTTTATGCTAGTATTCTGCTAACATTTATTACGCCAATTACCTCGATTAGTAAAGATGATCATTTCCAGATAGTTCTCCCCCATTTAATCGAGCGCATCTCCCTTCTTGTCATTATTACGTTTGGAGAGATGATTATGGGGCTAGTTAACTTCTTTACAATCGAGAATTTCTCGATTTATTCGGTTCTTTATTTCATTATTATGCTTTCTCTGTTCTTGTTTTATTTTGTTCAATTCGACCATGCTATTGATGAAGAATCTAATCAAAAGGGACTATTTCTAATTTACAGTCACTATCCTATTTTCATTGGACTTCTTATGATGACCGTTTCGATGAGTTTTCTTCTGAATCCTGAAACTAATCTTCTCTTTGCAACCAGCTTCTTTTATATCGGAATTGGCCTCTTCCAAGCTGCTGTCCTAGCAAATGGGCCCTATAACAAACACTATCTTCGCTATTCGAAAAGTTACTACTGTGTCCAAGCTACACTCTATCTGGCTGCCTTGATTCTCTCTTTAATCTTTGCTTCTAATCCTATAATAGTAGTAAGTATTACAACCATTTTAGCTCTAGCTATAGCTATTCATTCTATTTATTTTTATATGACACAGACTAAAAAACATTCCACACCTTACTGGGAGTTGTTTTAA
- a CDS encoding GNAT family N-acetyltransferase, which yields MTIRFEEKVSTENAQLVCQWSNSLGKSFQEQWMGTMIPFPLTIQVLQDLEGIFSIFDGREFVGLIQKIRQENSNLHIGRFFINPQKQGQGLGSQALRKFVSLIFENGDIGSISLNVLEANQAAQHLYQKEGFEIVQVVEAPVRKYIMKKFR from the coding sequence ATGACAATTCGTTTTGAAGAAAAGGTAAGTACAGAAAACGCTCAGCTCGTATGCCAATGGTCCAACTCCCTTGGCAAATCCTTTCAAGAACAATGGATGGGAACAATGATTCCTTTTCCCTTAACCATTCAAGTCTTGCAAGATTTGGAAGGAATCTTTTCTATCTTTGATGGACGAGAGTTTGTGGGGCTTATCCAGAAAATCAGGCAAGAAAACAGCAATCTTCATATCGGGAGATTTTTTATCAACCCCCAGAAACAGGGGCAAGGCTTAGGTAGCCAGGCTTTAAGGAAATTTGTTAGTTTGATCTTTGAAAATGGAGACATAGGTAGTATTTCTTTAAATGTCCTCGAAGCAAATCAAGCAGCCCAGCACCTTTATCAAAAAGAAGGATTTGAAATCGTTCAAGTGGTTGAAGCACCTGTACGAAAATACATCATGAAAAAGTTTAGATAG
- a CDS encoding A24 family peptidase, giving the protein MIDIYFFLVGSILASFLGLVIDRFPEQSIIQPASHCDSCQTRLCTLDLIPILSQVFNRFHCRYCKSPYPFWYALFELGLGLLFLAWSWGLLSLGQVILITTGLTLGIYDLRHQEYPLLVWIVFHLLLMVWSSWNLVMVFFLVLGILAHFIDIRMGAGDFLFLASCALVFSATELLILIQFASATGILSFLLQKKKERLPFVPFLLLAACVIIFGKLLLV; this is encoded by the coding sequence ATGATTGATATTTATTTTTTTCTTGTCGGGAGCATTCTCGCTTCCTTTCTTGGTTTGGTCATTGACCGTTTTCCAGAGCAATCCATTATCCAACCTGCTAGTCACTGCGATTCCTGTCAGACTCGCTTGTGCACCTTAGATTTGATTCCGATTCTGTCACAGGTCTTCAATCGCTTTCACTGTCGCTACTGCAAGTCTCCTTATCCCTTCTGGTATGCCCTTTTTGAACTAGGTTTAGGCCTCCTCTTTCTGGCTTGGTCTTGGGGATTACTTTCCTTGGGACAAGTCATCCTAATCACCACTGGTTTGACCTTAGGCATCTACGATTTGCGCCATCAGGAATACCCCTTACTGGTCTGGATTGTCTTTCATCTACTCCTAATGGTCTGGTCTAGCTGGAATCTGGTCATGGTCTTCTTCCTTGTTCTCGGAATTTTGGCTCATTTTATCGATATCCGCATGGGTGCAGGAGATTTCCTCTTTCTGGCTTCTTGTGCCCTCGTCTTTAGCGCAACCGAATTACTCATCTTGATTCAGTTTGCTTCTGCTACGGGGATTCTTTCCTTTCTCCTGCAAAAGAAAAAGGAAAGACTTCCTTTCGTGCCTTTCCTCTTGCTCGCTGCTTGTGTGATTATTTTTGGTAAGCTACTGCTTGTTTGA
- the trpA gene encoding tryptophan synthase subunit alpha has protein sequence MPKTLTEKLNAIKAAGKGIFVPYIMAGDHEKGLDGLAETIHFLEDLGVSAIEVGIPFSDPVADGPVIEEAGLRSLAHGTSTQALVETLKTVQTEVPLVIMTYFNPLFQYGVENFVKDLADTAVKGLIIPDLPHEHANFVEPFLADTDIALISLVSLTTGIERQKELIEGAEGFVYAVAINGVTGKSGNYRADLDKHLAQLHQVADIPVLTGFGVSSQADVERFNAVSDGVIVGSKIVKALHQGEPIQDFIKQAVAYQK, from the coding sequence ATGCCTAAGACATTAACAGAAAAATTAAATGCTATAAAAGCAGCTGGAAAAGGAATTTTCGTTCCCTACATCATGGCTGGAGACCACGAGAAAGGTTTGGATGGACTCGCTGAAACAATCCACTTTTTAGAAGATTTGGGTGTTTCTGCCATTGAAGTGGGTATTCCCTTTTCAGACCCTGTCGCAGATGGACCTGTTATCGAAGAAGCTGGTTTGCGCAGTCTAGCTCATGGGACTTCGACACAAGCTTTGGTTGAAACCTTGAAAACTGTTCAAACAGAGGTGCCACTTGTTATCATGACCTACTTCAACCCTCTCTTTCAGTACGGTGTGGAGAACTTTGTCAAAGATTTGGCAGATACAGCAGTTAAAGGCTTGATTATCCCAGACCTGCCTCATGAGCATGCCAATTTTGTAGAGCCATTTTTGGCAGATACAGACATCGCTTTGATTTCCCTAGTTAGTTTGACGACAGGGATTGAGCGCCAGAAGGAGTTGATTGAAGGGGCGGAGGGCTTTGTCTATGCCGTTGCCATCAATGGAGTGACAGGGAAATCAGGCAATTACCGAGCAGATTTAGACAAGCATTTGGCACAATTGCATCAAGTGGCTGACATTCCAGTCTTGACAGGTTTTGGGGTATCTAGTCAAGCCGATGTAGAACGCTTCAATGCTGTGTCAGATGGTGTTATCGTTGGTTCGAAAATTGTAAAAGCTCTCCACCAAGGAGAGCCGATTCAGGACTTTATCAAACAAGCAGTAGCTTACCAAAAATAA
- the trpB gene encoding tryptophan synthase subunit beta yields the protein MAYQEPNKDGFYGKFGGRFVPETLMTAVLELEKAYRESQADPSFQEELNQLLRQYVGRETPLYYAKNLTQHIGGAKIYLKREDLNHTGAHKINNALGQVLLAKRMGKKKIIAETGAGQHGVATATAAALFNMECTIYMGEEDVKRQALNVFRMELLGAKVEAVTDGSRVLKDAVNAALRSWVANIDDTHYILGSALGPHPFPEIVRDFQSVIGREAKQQYRDLTGQDLPDALVACVGGGSNAIGLFHPFVEDESVAMYGAEAAGLGVDTEHHAATLTKGRPGVLHGSLMDVLQDAHGQILEAFSISAGLDYPGIGPEHSHYHDIKRASYVPVTDEEALEGFQLLSRVEGIIPALESSHAIAFAVKLAKELGPDKSMIVCLSGRGDKDVVQVKDRLEADTAKKGEAHA from the coding sequence ATGGCATATCAAGAACCAAATAAAGATGGATTTTACGGAAAATTCGGCGGACGTTTTGTCCCAGAAACATTGATGACAGCAGTTTTGGAGTTGGAGAAGGCCTACCGTGAAAGTCAGGCAGACCCAAGTTTCCAAGAGGAATTAAATCAACTTTTGCGCCAGTATGTGGGACGTGAAACTCCTCTTTACTACGCAAAAAACTTGACCCAGCATATCGGCGGAGCCAAGATTTACCTCAAACGGGAAGATCTTAACCATACAGGGGCCCACAAGATTAACAATGCCTTGGGACAAGTTCTGCTTGCAAAACGCATGGGTAAAAAGAAAATTATCGCTGAGACGGGTGCTGGCCAGCACGGTGTAGCAACTGCAACAGCTGCAGCCCTCTTTAACATGGAATGTACCATCTATATGGGTGAAGAGGATGTTAAACGTCAAGCCCTCAATGTGTTCCGTATGGAGCTTTTGGGAGCTAAGGTTGAGGCAGTGACAGACGGTTCGCGCGTGCTCAAGGATGCGGTCAATGCAGCCCTTCGTTCATGGGTAGCTAATATCGATGATACCCACTATATCCTTGGTTCTGCCTTGGGGCCTCATCCATTCCCAGAAATCGTTCGTGACTTCCAAAGTGTCATCGGTCGAGAGGCTAAACAACAGTATCGTGATTTGACAGGTCAAGATTTACCAGATGCCCTAGTAGCCTGTGTTGGTGGTGGTTCTAATGCCATCGGGCTCTTCCATCCATTTGTAGAAGATGAGTCTGTAGCCATGTATGGGGCTGAAGCGGCTGGACTTGGTGTGGATACAGAGCACCACGCAGCTACCTTGACCAAGGGTCGTCCAGGCGTCCTCCACGGTTCTCTCATGGATGTGCTCCAAGATGCCCATGGTCAAATTCTTGAAGCCTTCTCTATCTCAGCAGGTTTGGACTATCCTGGTATCGGTCCAGAACATTCTCACTACCACGATATCAAACGTGCCAGCTATGTTCCTGTCACAGACGAGGAAGCCTTGGAAGGTTTCCAACTCTTGTCTCGTGTGGAAGGGATTATCCCAGCCTTGGAATCTAGCCATGCTATCGCCTTTGCGGTGAAATTGGCCAAAGAACTTGGACCAGACAAGTCCATGATTGTCTGTCTATCAGGTCGTGGGGACAAGGATGTGGTTCAAGTTAAAGACCGCTTGGAAGCAGATACAGCAAAGAAGGGAGAAGCTCATGCCTAA
- a CDS encoding phosphoribosylanthranilate isomerase, with amino-acid sequence MTKVKICGLSTKEAVETAVSAGADYIGFVFAPSKRQVTLDQAAELAKLIPAGVKKVGVFVSPSRAELLEVIDKVGLDLVQVHGQVADDLFENLPCDSIQAVQVDGEGHVPNSQADYLLFDAPVAGSGQTFDWAQLDTIGLTQPFFIAGGLNEDNVVQAIQYFTPYAVDVSSGVETDGQKDHEKIRRFIERVKNGISRTK; translated from the coding sequence TTGACAAAGGTTAAAATTTGCGGATTATCGACCAAAGAAGCGGTGGAGACAGCTGTGTCAGCAGGAGCCGACTACATCGGTTTTGTCTTCGCACCTAGTAAAAGACAGGTGACCTTGGATCAGGCTGCTGAGCTGGCAAAGCTTATTCCTGCAGGTGTCAAAAAGGTTGGTGTATTTGTTTCACCAAGTCGGGCAGAACTGTTAGAAGTCATTGACAAAGTTGGTTTGGACTTGGTTCAAGTTCACGGTCAGGTGGCAGATGATTTGTTTGAGAATTTGCCTTGTGACAGTATTCAGGCTGTGCAGGTGGATGGAGAGGGTCATGTGCCCAATTCTCAGGCAGACTATCTACTCTTTGATGCCCCTGTGGCTGGGAGTGGCCAGACCTTTGACTGGGCTCAACTGGATACGATTGGACTAACTCAGCCTTTCTTTATCGCAGGTGGGCTTAATGAAGACAATGTAGTACAAGCAATTCAATACTTTACTCCCTATGCAGTAGATGTATCGAGCGGAGTGGAGACAGATGGACAAAAAGATCATGAAAAGATTAGAAGATTTATAGAGAGGGTAAAGAATGGCATATCAAGAACCAAATAA
- the trpC gene encoding indole-3-glycerol phosphate synthase TrpC: MSQEFLARILEQKAREVEQMELEEIQPLRQTYRLAEFLQNHQDRLQVIAEVKKASPSLGDINLDVDIVQQAQTYEANGAVMISVLTDEVFFKGHLDYLREISSQVEIPTLNKDFIIDEKQIIRARNAGATVILLIVAALSEERLKELYDYATELGLEVLVETHNLAELEVAHRLGAQIIGVNNRNLTTFEVDLQTSVDLSQHFKEGRYYISESAIFTGQDAERVAPYFNGILVGTALMQAEDVAQRIKELQIDKG, from the coding sequence ATGAGTCAGGAATTTTTAGCACGAATTTTGGAGCAGAAGGCGCGTGAGGTCGAGCAGATGGAGCTGGAGGAAATCCAGCCCCTGCGCCAGACCTATCGCTTGGCTGAATTTTTGCAGAATCATCAAGACCGTTTGCAGGTAATCGCTGAGGTCAAGAAGGCTAGTCCTAGTCTGGGAGATATCAATCTTGATGTGGATATTGTGCAACAGGCCCAGACTTATGAAGCAAATGGCGCAGTGATGATTTCGGTTCTGACAGATGAAGTTTTCTTTAAAGGGCATTTGGATTATCTGCGAGAGATTTCAAGTCAGGTAGAGATTCCGACGCTGAACAAGGATTTTATCATCGATGAAAAGCAAATCATCCGCGCTCGCAATGCCGGTGCGACAGTTATCTTGCTCATCGTGGCTGCCTTGTCAGAAGAACGCCTCAAGGAACTCTATGACTACGCTACAGAGCTTGGTCTAGAAGTTTTAGTGGAGACTCACAATCTAGCTGAACTAGAGGTAGCACACCGCCTTGGAGCTCAAATTATCGGGGTTAATAACCGCAATTTGACTACCTTTGAAGTCGACTTGCAGACCAGTGTAGACTTGTCCCAGCACTTTAAGGAAGGACGCTATTACATTTCTGAATCTGCTATTTTCACAGGGCAGGATGCGGAACGAGTAGCACCATACTTTAACGGAATTTTGGTAGGGACAGCTCTTATGCAGGCAGAAGATGTAGCCCAGAGAATCAAGGAGTTGCAGATTGACAAAGGTTAA
- the trpD gene encoding anthranilate phosphoribosyltransferase, which translates to MKEIIEKLAKFENLSGVEMTDVIERIVTGRVTEAQIASLLLALKMKGETPEERTAIAQVMRGHAQHIPTEIHDAMDNCGTGGDKSFSFNISTTAAFVLAGGGVHMAKHGNRSISSKSGSADVLEALGINLDLKPAELGKVFDKTGIVFLFAKNMHPAMKYIMPARLELGIPTIMNLTGPLIHPMALETQLLGISRPELLESTAQVLKNMGRKRAIVVAGPEGLDEAGLNGTTKIALLENGEISLSSFTPEDLGMERHAIEDIRGGNAQENAEILLSVLKNEPSPFLETTVLNAGLGFYANGKVDNIKEGVALARQVIASGKALEKLRLLQEYQK; encoded by the coding sequence ATGAAAGAGATTATTGAAAAACTAGCAAAATTTGAAAATTTATCAGGTGTGGAAATGACGGATGTCATTGAGCGTATCGTAACTGGGCGTGTAACGGAGGCGCAAATTGCTTCACTCCTCTTGGCTCTTAAGATGAAGGGGGAAACACCTGAAGAACGCACAGCCATTGCCCAAGTCATGAGAGGACATGCCCAACATATTCCAACTGAAATTCATGATGCTATGGACAACTGTGGTACAGGTGGGGACAAGTCTTTCAGCTTTAACATCTCTACAACTGCAGCCTTTGTCTTGGCTGGTGGCGGTGTTCATATGGCAAAACATGGTAATCGCTCGATTTCTTCTAAATCTGGTTCTGCAGATGTCCTCGAAGCCTTAGGCATCAACCTAGACCTCAAACCAGCTGAACTAGGTAAGGTCTTTGATAAAACTGGCATCGTCTTTCTCTTCGCTAAAAATATGCACCCAGCTATGAAATACATCATGCCAGCTCGTTTGGAACTAGGAATTCCAACAATCATGAACTTGACTGGTCCACTGATTCATCCAATGGCTTTGGAAACACAGCTTCTTGGAATTAGTCGTCCAGAACTTCTAGAAAGTACAGCTCAGGTTTTGAAAAATATGGGCCGCAAACGTGCCATCGTTGTTGCTGGGCCAGAAGGATTGGATGAAGCTGGTTTGAACGGAACAACCAAGATTGCACTTCTTGAGAATGGTGAAATCAGCTTGTCAAGCTTTACTCCAGAGGATTTAGGGATGGAGCGCCACGCTATCGAAGATATCCGTGGTGGCAATGCTCAGGAAAATGCAGAAATTTTGCTCAGCGTTCTTAAAAATGAACCAAGTCCATTCTTGGAGACTACAGTTTTAAATGCTGGTCTTGGTTTCTATGCTAATGGTAAGGTAGATAATATCAAGGAGGGAGTTGCCTTGGCCCGTCAAGTGATTGCTAGTGGCAAGGCCCTTGAAAAACTCAGACTGTTACAGGAGTACCAAAAATGA
- a CDS encoding aminodeoxychorismate/anthranilate synthase component II produces the protein MILLIDNYDSFTYNLAQYIGNFAEVQVLRNDDPKLYEEAEKADGLVFSPGPGWPVDAGKMEDMIRDFAGKKPILGICLGHQAIAEVFGGKLGLAPKVMHGKQSNINFEAPSVLYQGIEDGRAVMRYHSILIEEMPEDFEVTARSTDDQAIMGIQHKNLPIYGFQYHPESIGTPDGLSSIRNFIEKVVK, from the coding sequence ATGATTTTATTGATTGACAACTATGATTCTTTTACCTATAACTTGGCCCAATACATTGGGAACTTTGCAGAAGTTCAGGTCTTGAGAAATGATGATCCCAAGCTGTATGAAGAAGCTGAAAAAGCAGATGGTTTGGTCTTTTCTCCCGGTCCAGGTTGGCCAGTTGATGCTGGAAAGATGGAAGATATGATTCGTGATTTTGCTGGCAAGAAACCGATTCTTGGAATTTGTTTGGGTCATCAAGCCATTGCAGAAGTCTTTGGTGGTAAGTTAGGCTTGGCTCCAAAAGTCATGCATGGGAAACAGAGCAATATCAACTTTGAAGCGCCATCTGTTTTGTATCAAGGTATTGAGGATGGCCGTGCGGTCATGCGTTACCACAGTATTTTGATTGAGGAAATGCCAGAAGACTTCGAAGTGACAGCTCGTTCAACTGATGACCAGGCCATTATGGGAATTCAACACAAAAATCTACCAATTTATGGTTTCCAGTACCATCCAGAGAGTATCGGAACGCCAGATGGCTTGTCTTCTATTCGGAATTTTATCGAGAAGGTTGTAAAGTGA